One part of the Candidatus Binatia bacterium genome encodes these proteins:
- a CDS encoding BrnT family toxin, giving the protein MDAEFWLNGICFKWDRKKATSNLRDHHIAFELACEVFFDPFIRWLSSEMVDREERETVVGLTTGWSLVVVAHVERGEFIRIISARPASAQERKTYEDQ; this is encoded by the coding sequence ATGGATGCTGAATTCTGGCTCAACGGCATCTGCTTCAAATGGGATCGCAAGAAGGCAACGTCGAATCTCCGAGATCACCACATTGCGTTCGAATTGGCCTGTGAGGTCTTCTTCGATCCCTTCATTCGTTGGCTGAGTTCCGAGATGGTTGACCGCGAGGAGCGCGAGACGGTGGTAGGCCTGACAACGGGCTGGAGCCTGGTTGTGGTTGCGCACGTCGAACGGGGAGAGTTTATTCGCATCATTTCGGCGCGTCCAGCCAGTGCTCAGGAGAGGAAGACCTATGAAGATCAGTGA